A window from Branchiostoma lanceolatum isolate klBraLanc5 chromosome 9, klBraLanc5.hap2, whole genome shotgun sequence encodes these proteins:
- the LOC136442356 gene encoding uncharacterized protein, which translates to MRKLSTLVEEFSELDLIFNQGADLDVVEEGYAGKLVHAISSGDEVYECEALKSIGDVYLRKAMTCQPHKTSNFKLACSLYTGLLQRCKIIEEKQVLEHRIKYAEKCTKLRYNERLTDLGIPISGNVTLAVSKTLEEVKEKIQTKRRDVMPLIKGFTHFLVKAIVDGNKHLEVESLKTLGDLYQKKGVAGKDIADLDRASGLYLRSLKRCDDSNDGIETLAHRIRYARKVKERVKRQEEKEQLRNRKARKGHRFMSPPTAYQGSHGFIRQKKREGMKVGEGSAILVNIGHKTQEDTESVYKEHLQEGCRALKTGNLDKAEHHFAAALKSVHVKDSNQHQTNQHWKEAEPLLKLSDVYQARGKQSKDGGDFTKAAALCNAALVRSRQDRKDMIETVLEITQSFLRYVLNTDKVVGSSEIEKHKLMLKGNREYVEKEIKRIEEHIDPYSLDDDDPKVTEVEKQRAEAIKALFQTIVRHRKGFISGLTDECMEVMGSPPCKFALIGLGSQSTGLVTPYSDLEFAILVEKETKNDVRYFRNFTHYLHLNVINLGETILPAMAIKSLNDFYSNDPMDNWYYDSVTPRGFAFDGAMPNACKTPLGKGTTCELIHTPSELIKVLKDDLTLHLKKGYHLASILGNVCILTGEQDLVNEYTSLWTQELQDTNGIIPLIDAVTTLSENAPTFKIQALTASLLNVKKEIYRFCSLAVSSWALLNGIKLTTIWETIEKMIKNGVINSENGHHLMVLVSISAELRLRTYMNNRGQMENMSALSSMSADTDIEEKLQKVFYFSNIQQLMRYYYTARPFKFFISQLANGKTQKQPPILFEKSAKLTSEVYKSLCDYQKSKTYSEQALQNDLQKYGKHAAHHDLAESLNNLGDAWRNLGDSRKAVNYYEQSLQMHLTIYGKNAAHPHIATTLNNLGNARKDIGDYRLAINHYEQSLQMKLIIYDDSHAAHPAIAASLYNLGATWIDLGDFRKAASYFEESLQMRQSIYGDNAAHPDIADSIYNLGNAWRELGDYKKAISFSEQ; encoded by the exons ATGCGAAAGCTATCAACGCTAGTTGAAGAATTCAGTGAATTGGACCTAATCTTTAACCAAGGTGCTGATCTTGATGTTGTAGAGGAGGGATATGCGGGCAAGTTAGTTCATGCCATAAGTAGCGGAGATGAGGTTTATGAGTGTGAGGCATTAAAAAGTATTGGAGATGTGTACCTTCGGAAGGCCATGACATGTCAGCCACATAAAACGAGTAACTTCAAATTAGCATGTTCATTATACACGGGACTTTTACAGCGATGTAAAATTATTGAGGAAAAACAGGTTCTGGAACATCGTATCAAATATGCAGAGAAATGCACAAAGCTAAGATACAATGAAAGGCTTACCGATTTAGGGATTCCGATTTCAGGCAATGTCACATTGGCTGTGTCAAAGACACTTGAAGAAGTAAAGGAAAAGATTCAGACAAAAAGACGAGATGTGATGCCCTTGATTAAAGGTTTCACACATTTTTTAGTGAAGGCAATTGTGGATGGAAATAAGCATCTAGAAGTAGAATCTTTGAAGACTCTTGGAGATCTGTATCAAAAGAAAGGGGTAGCTGGAAAAGACATTGCAGACCTTGACAGAGCATCCGGGCTGTACCTGAGGTCACTGAAACGGTGTGACGATTCAAATGATGGCATCGAAACGCTGGCACACCGCATCAGGTATGCCAGAAAAGTGAAAGAGAGGGTGAAG aggcaagaagaaaaagagCAACTCAGGAATAGGAAAGCCAGGAAAGGACACCGGTTCATGTCGCCTCCAACTGCCTATCAAGGATCTCATGGCTTCATCAGGCAGAAAAAGAGAGAAGG AATGAAGGTAGGAGAGGGTAGCGCAATACTCGTGAACATCGGCCACAAAACACAAGAGGACACTGAGAG CGTCTACAAAGAACATCTACAGGAGGGCTGCAGGGCCCTGAAGACAGGGAACCTGGACAAAGCAGAACACCACTTTGCTGCTGCACTCAAGTCTGTTCATGTGAAAG ATTCAAATCAACATCAGACAAATCAACACTGGAAAGAGGCAGAGCCCCTACTCAAGTTGAGTGATGTCTATCAGGCGAGAGGAAAACAATCAAAAGACGGAGGTGATTTCACCAAGGCTGCAGCACTCTGCAATGCAGCACTGGTTAGATCAAGACAAGACAGAAAGGATATGATAGAAACAGTCCTGGAAATAACCCAATCGTTTCTTAGGTATGTGCTAAATACAGACAAGGTAGTAGGCAGCAGTGAAATAGAGAAACACAAACTGATGTTAAAGGGAAATCGGGAGTACGTAGAAAAGGAGATCAAAAGAATTGAAGAACACATTGACCCATATAGTCTTGACGATGACGACCCAAAGGTAACAGAAGTTGAAAAGCAGAGAGCAGAAGCAATCAAGGCATTGTTTCAAACAATTGTTCGTCATCGTAAAGGGTTTATATCTGGTCTTACAGATGAATGTATGGAGGTTATGGGTTCCCCTCCCTGCAAGTTTGCTTTGATTGGCCTGGGGTCACAATCTACAGGGTTAGTAACCCCATATTCCGATCTGGAATTTGccattttggtagagaaggaaACAAAAAATGATGTCAGATATTTCCGAAATTTCACTCACTATCTGCATCTCAATGTCATCAATCTAGGAGAAACTATTCTCCCAGCCATGGCAATTAAGTCCCTTAATGATTTTTACTCAAATGACCCAATGGACAACTGGTACTATGACTCTGTAACACCACGTGGCTTTGCATTTGATGGAGCCATGCCAAATGCATGCAAGACGCCACTGGGCAAGGGCACAACATGTGAGCTTATCCATACACCAAGTGAGCTGATTAAAGTTCTGAAAGATGACCTTACATTACATTTAAAGAAGGGTTACCATCTTGCTAGTATATTGGGGAATGTGTGTATTCTCACAGGTGAACAGGACTTGGTTAATGAATATACCTCTTTATGGACTCAGGAACTTCAAGATACTAATGGAATAATCCCTTTGATAGACGCCGTTACTACACTGAGCGAGAATGCACCAACATTTAAGATACAGGCTCTAACTGCCAGTCTACTGAATGTAAAGAAAGAGATCTATCGATTTTGTAGCCTCGCAGTTTCTTCTTGGGCGCTACTCAATGGTATAAAACTGACCACAATATGGGAGACTATTGAAAAGATGATAAAGAATGGGGTCATTAACAGTGAGAACGGACATCACTTGATGGTGCTGGTCAGCATCTCAGCAGAGCTGAGACTGCGGACTTATATGAACAATCGTGGCCAGATGGAAAACATGTCAGCCTTATCGTCAATGTCAGCAGACACAGATATTGAGGAGAAATTACAGAAGGTGTTCTACTTCTCTAATATACAGCAGCTCATGAGATACTATTACACCGCAAGGCCATTCAAGTTCTTTATTTCTCAACTTGCCAACGGTAAGACACAAAAGCAGCCACCGATTCTATTTGAAAAGTCTGCAAAATTGACATCAGAAGTATACAAAAGCCTTTGTGACTACCAAAAGTCAAAGACATATTCAGAACAAGCACTACAGAACGATCTACAGAAATATGGCAAACACGCTGCACATCACGACCTTGCCGAGTCATTAAACAACTTGGGTGATGCTTGGAGGAACCTTGGCGATTCCAGAAAGGCTGTCAACTATTACGAACAATCACTACAGATGCATCTGACAATCTACGGTAAGAATGCTGCTCATCCTCACATCGCCACcacactgaacaacttgggcAATGCGCGAAAGGACATTGGTGATTACAGACTGGCAATCAACCattacgaacagtcactacagatgaagttAATTATCTATGATGATAGTCATGCTGCACATCCTGCCATTGCTGCATCACTTTACAACCTGGGTGCCACTTGGATTGATCTCGGAGATTTTAGAAAGGCTGCCAGTTATTTCGAAGAGTCATTACAAATGAGACAGTCTATCTATGGTGACAACGCAGCACACCCTGATATTGCTGACTCAATCTACAATTTGGGTAATGCCTGGAGGGAGCTTGGTGACTATAAGAAGGCCATCAGTTTTTCCGAACAGTAG